Proteins from a genomic interval of Microbacterium phyllosphaerae:
- a CDS encoding DUF4245 family protein — translation MNKPAPIVAEIGRPETPEETAARKAAFSKAYRSSQTVRGLVAALIATLAIVLVIVLIVPRGEPATAAKIDMVGIAADVESTVDSPVIVPDLGDFWRVNAAGLTSGATAVWDVTLAPSAEDERGFIKLAQAFGADSSWAPQRLNGTAPTDTASIGGLEWDVYELGDAGAKQNITYAIGTQAGDDYLLLYGSRSADSTADLAESLVPQIRELSE, via the coding sequence ATGAACAAGCCCGCTCCCATCGTCGCCGAGATCGGCCGCCCCGAGACTCCGGAGGAGACGGCCGCACGCAAGGCCGCCTTCAGCAAGGCGTATCGCTCGAGCCAGACCGTCCGCGGCCTCGTCGCGGCGCTCATCGCGACGCTCGCGATCGTCCTGGTCATCGTGCTGATCGTTCCGCGGGGAGAACCCGCGACGGCAGCGAAGATCGACATGGTCGGCATCGCCGCCGACGTCGAATCGACAGTGGACAGCCCGGTGATCGTGCCCGACCTCGGCGATTTCTGGCGCGTCAACGCGGCCGGTCTCACGAGCGGAGCGACCGCGGTGTGGGATGTGACCCTGGCCCCCTCCGCTGAGGACGAGCGCGGCTTCATCAAGCTCGCTCAGGCGTTCGGCGCGGACTCGTCCTGGGCACCGCAGCGGCTGAACGGAACAGCCCCCACCGACACGGCCTCGATCGGCGGCCTCGAATGGGATGTCTACGAGCTCGGTGATGCCGGAGCGAAGCAGAACATCACCTACGCGATCGGCACGCAGGCGGGTGACGACTACCTCCTGCTCTACGGCTCGCGTTCCGCGGACTCCACCGCCGACCTCGCCGAATCCCTCGTCCCCCAGATCCGCGAACTCTCGGAGTAG
- a CDS encoding exodeoxyribonuclease VII small subunit: MSALNDTPVNTLSFEAARDELVKVVSELEQGAPTLEQSLALWERGEALAARCEEWLLGAKRRLEAARAAASDPSDEVES, encoded by the coding sequence GTGAGTGCGCTGAACGACACCCCTGTGAACACGCTGTCGTTCGAGGCCGCTCGCGACGAGCTCGTGAAGGTCGTCTCCGAGCTCGAACAGGGTGCCCCGACGCTCGAGCAGTCGCTCGCCCTCTGGGAACGCGGCGAGGCGCTCGCGGCGCGGTGCGAGGAGTGGCTGCTCGGCGCGAAGCGTCGGCTCGAGGCCGCCCGTGCCGCAGCATCCGATCCGTCCGACGAGGTCGAGTCATGA